In Blastopirellula marina, the genomic stretch ACTGATCAACCTCTTCCTCAGAGGTATACCATCCGAAGCTTAGACGGATGGTGCCAAGTTTATCTGTGTCCGAGACTCCCATCGCGGCCAATACCGGCGAGCTGTTCCCGCACCCTACCGTATCGCTGCAGAAGGTTGCCGCGCAGATTTCGGGGACTCTACGGAGTAGCTCTTGCCCGGAGACTTGGGGGAAGTTAACGCATAAAGTGTTCGGGATTCGCTCGACCTGCGAACCGTGAATGACAATGGGTTCGGGAATCGACTCCATCAGTCGACGTCCAAACCTACGCGTTAATTGAGTTAGCTTTTCTGCCGCATCATCAATGCTACGTCCAACGAGATTGGCAGCCTTTCCCATGCCCACCCAAGCCAGAATATTCTCGGCCCCGGCTCGCAACGAGTGCTCGGCACCACTGCCATGGATGATTGGTTGAAGTGCCGTTCCTGCTTTGACGTATAGGGCTGCAGCGCCCTTAGGGCCATAAAACTTGTGAGCGGTGATGCTGAGCAGATCGGCCCCTAACTGTTTGGGGCTAAGATGAATCTTACCGGCCGCCTGACAGGCGTCGGAATGCAGTAGTACGCCATGTTCCTGACAGATCTGAGCTAACAGGTTAAGAGGCTGAATAACGCCAGTCTCGTCGTTCGCCAACATGACCGAAACAAGCTTGGTTTCAGGCCGAATTGCCTGGACAAGGGCGTCGGGAGATACAATTCCATGTCGATCGACCGGAACGATCGAAACATCGCAACCCATCGTGCGGCAGTGATTTGCTGTTTGGGCGACTGCGGCGTGCTCGATAGCGGAAACGATGATGTGACACGGTTTCCGCTCGGAAAGGTAGCGGTAAGCGATACCCTTGATAGCCAGGTTGCAGCTCTCGGTTCCGGAGGCACAAAAGACGATTTCATCCGGCGTTGCCCCCAGAAGATGGGCAACTTGTCCACGGGCATCCTCCAATGCTTCATCGATGGCGCGGCTTCGCGCGTACATCCCATCGGGGCAGGCAAAGTACTCTGCCATGAAGGGAATCATCGCCTCTTGCACACTGGGGGCGATCGGTGTCGTTGCGTTGTAATCGAGGAAGATGGACTTCATCAGACCTTGGGTAGAGCCCCCTTAAACCCGAAATCGGCGTACGATTTGGGTAGAACGATGGCCGTAATCTTGAGGTAGCTGATGGAACTGAAAGGAATGATCGCTTGCCGGGCCCCGATCGCGTCGGGGGTTTGGCGTTGGACTACGACCATGTGATCATCATAAACGAAGCCGACGAAAGGGATCGATTCGTTGAGCTCGGTCATGATTACCCCCTTTTGGGGCATGTCTTTGGGCCAACGTTCGAGGAGGTCGAGCCAGATGTTCTTTTCGGGATTCACAAGTCATTCCAAGGTAGAAGTTTCACTCAGCCACCACCGCATAACAGAGTGTCGGACGAGAAAACGTTACGTTTGTAATAAACTTCCCCTAGGTTGCGAATTCAAAAAGCTTGTTGAATTCAGCAAAATCGTTATCTCAGAACGGTTTGCGACATATTGCCACGACGGACAAAGTACTCGACATTTGGATAGGAATGGGTGATACTTAACGTGGCCTAGCACTTCAAAAAACACGCTCGTCAGTGACTTATCACCCATTAAGGATTTCCGGACATGATCAACCGCCGACACGGCTTCACGCTGGTTGAATTGCTAGTCGTGATCGCCATTATTGGTATTCTGGCAGGTTTGCTACTTCCCGCCGTGAATATGGCCCGTGAAGCGGCCCGCCGAACCGACTGCATGAACAACGTAAAGCAGATTGGACTCGCTGTTCAGGCTAAGATGAACAAGCATCCCCGCAACGAAATGCCCCCCCATCGTTCGTGGGCGAATCGAAGTGGTATTGATAAAGCAGCCTACAACGCCGATGAAGTGGCGGGTTTTGTGATCCCAATTTTGAACGAGTTGGATCGTAGTGAACTCGCCGAGACCTACATCGATTCGGGATATTACCCTAGCTCTCTCGACGGTGTGGTGATTGATTCGCTGACTTGCGAAAGTGATCCGGTTGAACCAGGTGAGAAGAACCCTACCAACTATTATCCTAATGGTGGATATCTCAATCCTGGTAGCGTTGCACCTATGGACCTCAAGGCGAACGGTGCCTGGAGCGACCACAGCCCACTCGATTTTTCTTCGGGAACTGACCAGTCCGAACTGAACATCAAGAGTTCCGATTTCAAGGATGGTGTCACGAACACGATTCTGATTGGCGAGCGTATTCGTGTC encodes the following:
- a CDS encoding DUF1559 domain-containing protein translates to MINRRHGFTLVELLVVIAIIGILAGLLLPAVNMAREAARRTDCMNNVKQIGLAVQAKMNKHPRNEMPPHRSWANRSGIDKAAYNADEVAGFVIPILNELDRSELAETYIDSGYYPSSLDGVVIDSLTCESDPVEPGEKNPTNYYPNGGYLNPGSVAPMDLKANGAWSDHSPLDFSSGTDQSELNIKSSDFKDGVTNTILIGERIRVANFGTAALSSAAKWNESVSEGYSALLWNDAFYVAGGQPLSLGGLDDTTYSGGVYLPSSNHGDVVMVGFVDGSVRSASTNMDMSVYGQLLTCDGRDARVKGSAAPYFTTKTSLDATAATNWQQRKLSEEDLP
- a CDS encoding cysteine desulfurase family protein, with the protein product MKSIFLDYNATTPIAPSVQEAMIPFMAEYFACPDGMYARSRAIDEALEDARGQVAHLLGATPDEIVFCASGTESCNLAIKGIAYRYLSERKPCHIIVSAIEHAAVAQTANHCRTMGCDVSIVPVDRHGIVSPDALVQAIRPETKLVSVMLANDETGVIQPLNLLAQICQEHGVLLHSDACQAAGKIHLSPKQLGADLLSITAHKFYGPKGAAALYVKAGTALQPIIHGSGAEHSLRAGAENILAWVGMGKAANLVGRSIDDAAEKLTQLTRRFGRRLMESIPEPIVIHGSQVERIPNTLCVNFPQVSGQELLRRVPEICAATFCSDTVGCGNSSPVLAAMGVSDTDKLGTIRLSFGWYTSEEEVDQSADLLIHAWESLRH